Proteins encoded in a region of the Petroclostridium xylanilyticum genome:
- a CDS encoding cache domain-containing sensor histidine kinase, whose amino-acid sequence MFKQNNKKKQSRSIQARILIYFSILIIATVSAMGAIFYYKSSRTIEKNADEYAYQIVDQVGRNVEYYIGYMEDVSSILYYNPIINSYLMTKPENLWNKEAEEQKIVALLDSIMKMRSDIVSIYIFGRDGQVITNERNYKLKEYVDIRELSWYTEAIKKQGLPVVSSSHVQNFIKDRHNWVVSLSRQINAFQTQEHLGVLLIDLNYKAITDICSKINLGQKGYVFILDEVGNIVYHPQQQLIYTRLKSENIERILNTTQRSFIDAEGKEKKLVTIKTLPKVGWKIVGVSYLDDLSLSKDDIRNSYIMITLVCLLIATLISAKIASNISRPIKKLEALMRRVEDGDFDVDIDIRSNDEIEHLGTSFKVMLQRIKELMKQTKEDQAAIRRSELKALQAQINPHFLYNALDAIVWMAESKKHDKVVLMTSALAKYFRISLSKGKEVIQVKDEIEHIKNYLVIQKIRYDKKLEYTIDVDQDILKYDILKLVLQPLVENSIYHGIKNLPGGGTVEIVGKQVDDKILLQVKDNGVGIPEERLENILQSESEDKVRTGGVGLKNVHERIQLYYGEAYGLSIESKVNVGTTVNVWLPVII is encoded by the coding sequence GTGTTTAAGCAGAATAACAAGAAAAAGCAGTCCCGCAGTATACAGGCACGTATCCTTATCTATTTCTCAATATTAATTATTGCCACGGTTTCAGCGATGGGCGCCATATTTTATTATAAATCTTCCAGGACTATAGAAAAAAATGCTGATGAATATGCCTATCAGATTGTTGACCAGGTTGGAAGAAATGTAGAATACTATATTGGGTATATGGAAGATGTTTCTTCCATCCTGTACTATAATCCCATTATTAATAGCTACCTGATGACAAAACCAGAGAATTTATGGAATAAGGAAGCAGAGGAGCAAAAGATAGTAGCATTACTGGATTCCATCATGAAGATGAGAAGTGATATCGTATCCATTTATATATTTGGCAGGGACGGGCAGGTAATCACCAATGAAAGAAATTATAAGCTAAAGGAGTATGTAGATATCAGAGAACTCAGTTGGTACACAGAAGCCATAAAGAAGCAGGGCCTGCCGGTTGTCTCATCCTCCCATGTCCAGAATTTTATTAAAGACCGTCACAACTGGGTTGTTTCTTTGAGCCGGCAGATTAATGCATTTCAGACGCAGGAACATCTCGGGGTTCTTCTGATTGATTTAAACTATAAAGCGATTACAGATATATGCAGCAAAATCAACCTGGGCCAAAAGGGATATGTTTTTATTTTGGATGAAGTAGGGAATATCGTTTACCATCCACAGCAACAATTAATCTATACCAGGCTAAAGAGTGAAAATATAGAGAGAATCCTGAATACAACACAAAGAAGTTTTATAGATGCAGAAGGCAAGGAGAAGAAGCTGGTCACAATTAAAACTCTTCCTAAGGTAGGGTGGAAAATTGTAGGGGTTTCTTATCTGGACGACCTTTCACTGAGCAAAGACGATATCAGAAATTCATATATTATGATAACCCTTGTTTGCCTGCTTATTGCAACATTGATATCTGCAAAAATTGCATCCAATATCTCCCGCCCCATTAAAAAGTTGGAGGCTTTAATGCGGCGAGTAGAAGACGGGGACTTTGATGTTGATATCGACATTAGAAGCAATGATGAGATAGAACACCTGGGAACATCCTTCAAGGTAATGCTTCAGAGAATTAAAGAATTAATGAAGCAAACAAAAGAGGACCAGGCGGCTATACGCAGAAGTGAATTAAAAGCATTACAAGCCCAAATCAATCCGCATTTTTTATATAATGCGCTGGATGCAATCGTCTGGATGGCAGAGAGTAAAAAGCACGATAAGGTGGTATTGATGACATCGGCCCTTGCTAAATATTTCCGTATAAGTCTAAGTAAAGGAAAAGAAGTAATTCAGGTGAAAGATGAGATTGAACATATAAAAAACTATTTAGTAATACAGAAAATAAGATACGATAAAAAACTTGAATATACGATCGATGTAGACCAGGACATTCTAAAATATGACATACTCAAGCTGGTGCTGCAGCCCCTGGTTGAAAATTCAATATACCATGGGATAAAGAATTTACCCGGTGGAGGTACTGTCGAGATTGTTGGAAAGCAGGTGGATGACAAGATCCTGCTTCAGGTAAAAGACAACGGAGTGGGTATTCCGGAAGAAAGACTGGAAAATATTCTTCAAAGTGAAAGTGAAGACAAAGTCAGGACAGGTGGTGTCGGACTTAAAAATGTGCATGAAAGGATACAGCTTTATTATGGAGAGGCTTATGGCCTGTCCATTGAAAGCAAGGTCAACGTGGGAACGACGGTAAATGTATGGCTGCCGGTGATAATTTAA
- a CDS encoding ABC transporter substrate-binding protein has protein sequence MKKFKKLFSVLVSLLLVVALLGGCGQKPADTKPADTKPADTKQADTKPADTKTADSGEIYIPIISKGFQHQFWQAVKAGAEKAAKDYNVKVTFEGPETEAMVDKQIEMLQAALGKNPKAIAIAALDSKAVLPLLEKAKAANIPVIGFDSGVDSDIPVATAATDNVKASAVAADKMAELIGGEGEVAVIVHDQTSRTGVDRRDGFVNRIKEKYPNIKIVDIQYGGGDQLKSTDLAKTIIQAHPNLKGFFGANEGSIIGVLNAVKEMKKEGKIVVIGYDSGKQQIEAIKSGVQAGAITQDPIGIGYKAVEAAVKAIKGEKVEKNIDTGFHWYDKSNIDSDQIKPLLYE, from the coding sequence ATGAAGAAGTTCAAAAAACTATTTTCTGTACTTGTGAGCCTGCTGCTTGTTGTGGCGCTGTTAGGCGGCTGTGGCCAGAAGCCGGCTGACACTAAGCCAGCTGATACCAAACCAGCTGATACTAAACAAGCCGACACAAAGCCAGCAGATACTAAAACGGCTGATTCTGGTGAAATCTACATCCCTATTATCTCCAAGGGCTTCCAGCATCAGTTCTGGCAAGCTGTTAAGGCAGGTGCTGAAAAGGCTGCGAAGGATTATAACGTAAAAGTAACTTTCGAAGGCCCAGAAACCGAGGCTATGGTTGACAAACAGATTGAAATGCTTCAGGCTGCACTCGGCAAAAACCCCAAAGCTATTGCTATAGCTGCCCTGGACAGTAAAGCAGTTCTTCCACTTCTCGAGAAGGCAAAGGCTGCCAACATCCCTGTTATCGGATTTGACTCTGGTGTAGACAGCGATATTCCGGTTGCAACTGCTGCTACCGACAATGTTAAGGCTTCTGCTGTGGCTGCTGACAAAATGGCTGAGTTGATCGGCGGCGAAGGTGAGGTTGCCGTTATCGTGCATGACCAGACCAGCCGCACCGGTGTCGACCGCCGAGATGGTTTTGTTAACCGCATTAAGGAAAAATATCCGAATATAAAGATCGTTGACATCCAGTATGGCGGTGGTGACCAACTCAAATCTACTGACCTTGCAAAAACTATTATTCAGGCTCATCCGAATCTCAAAGGCTTCTTCGGTGCGAACGAAGGGTCTATCATCGGTGTGCTGAATGCCGTGAAAGAAATGAAGAAGGAAGGCAAGATTGTAGTTATAGGCTACGATTCCGGTAAGCAGCAGATAGAGGCGATCAAGAGCGGAGTACAGGCTGGTGCTATCACCCAGGACCCTATCGGTATCGGTTATAAGGCTGTTGAGGCCGCTGTGAAGGCTATAAAAGGCGAAAAGGTAGAGAAGAACATCGATACTGGATTCCATTGGTATGATAAATCCAACATAGACTCTGATCAAATCAAGCCTTTGTTATACGAGTAA
- a CDS encoding sugar ABC transporter ATP-binding protein — MDQVLVSMQGIEKSFPGVHALKQCQFELRSGEVHALLGENGAGKSTLMKILTGVYTKDAGRILYKGNEVEIPNPKAAQDLGISIIHQELNLMPHLTVAQNIFIGRESRKGVKFLVDEKEINDKTRQLLDMLRLDLDPRTRVADLTVAKQQMVEIAKALSFNSEVLIMDEPTAALTESEIEELFRIIRELRDKGVGIVYISHRMEELKQICDRITVMRDGCYIDTANMQDVTIDQIISMMVGREIYETSRPITENASQEVVLEVKNLNRGRVIKDVSFKLKKGEILGFAGLMGAGRTEVARAIFGADPVDSGEVYVLGQKAYIKSPSDAVKYGIGYLSEDRKRYGLTLGMDVETNIVLATYKKFLGFLGWVNRAKTRAEAEYYVDSLKIKTPGIHQKVKNLSGGNQQKVVIGKWLTRDCNILIFDEPTRGIDVGAKSEIYKLLNDLAEQGKSIIMISSELPEILRMSHRVIVMCEGRITGELTAAEATQERIMQFATKRGK, encoded by the coding sequence ATGGATCAGGTTCTTGTTTCAATGCAAGGAATAGAAAAGTCCTTTCCTGGTGTTCATGCACTCAAACAGTGCCAATTTGAGTTGCGCTCTGGTGAGGTGCACGCCCTGCTCGGTGAAAATGGCGCTGGTAAGTCCACGCTGATGAAAATACTCACTGGTGTATACACGAAAGACGCAGGCCGCATCCTTTACAAGGGTAATGAAGTCGAAATTCCCAATCCAAAAGCGGCGCAAGACTTAGGTATCAGCATCATCCATCAGGAGCTCAACTTGATGCCCCACCTTACGGTGGCACAGAATATTTTTATCGGACGTGAATCGCGAAAAGGTGTTAAGTTTCTAGTGGATGAAAAGGAGATTAACGATAAGACGCGGCAGTTGCTTGATATGCTGCGTCTGGATTTGGACCCGCGCACCAGGGTTGCGGATCTTACCGTTGCCAAGCAGCAGATGGTTGAAATCGCCAAGGCGCTGTCCTTTAATTCCGAGGTGCTGATTATGGACGAGCCGACGGCAGCATTGACCGAATCGGAAATAGAAGAACTCTTTCGGATTATTCGTGAGCTTCGTGATAAGGGTGTGGGAATTGTTTACATCTCTCATCGTATGGAAGAGCTCAAGCAGATTTGCGACCGTATCACCGTCATGCGCGACGGCTGCTATATCGATACGGCTAATATGCAAGATGTTACAATTGACCAGATCATCAGCATGATGGTCGGCCGGGAGATTTATGAGACTTCGCGTCCAATCACGGAAAATGCCAGCCAGGAAGTCGTGCTTGAGGTAAAGAACCTCAATCGGGGTCGCGTGATTAAGGATGTCAGCTTTAAACTGAAAAAAGGCGAAATCCTTGGCTTTGCAGGATTGATGGGTGCCGGGCGCACAGAGGTGGCGCGTGCTATTTTCGGGGCAGACCCCGTTGACTCGGGAGAGGTTTATGTGCTGGGCCAAAAGGCATATATCAAAAGTCCCAGTGATGCTGTCAAGTATGGCATCGGTTATCTCTCGGAGGACCGTAAGCGCTATGGCCTGACACTGGGGATGGATGTGGAAACCAACATTGTGCTCGCTACCTACAAAAAATTTCTGGGTTTTCTCGGCTGGGTGAACCGTGCCAAGACCCGTGCTGAGGCGGAATATTACGTTGACAGTCTCAAAATTAAAACACCCGGCATACACCAGAAGGTCAAGAATCTTTCAGGCGGTAATCAACAGAAGGTCGTCATTGGCAAGTGGTTGACCCGCGACTGCAATATCTTGATATTTGATGAACCTACGCGCGGTATCGATGTTGGTGCCAAGAGCGAAATTTACAAGTTGCTCAACGATTTGGCAGAACAAGGCAAGTCAATTATCATGATTTCTTCGGAGTTGCCGGAAATTTTGCGCATGAGCCACCGGGTAATCGTAATGTGTGAAGGCCGCATCACGGGTGAACTGACTGCTGCCGAGGCCACGCAAGAACGTATCATGCAATTTGCCACCAAACGCGGGAAATAA
- the addB gene encoding helicase-exonuclease AddAB subunit AddB, producing the protein MSLRIIYGRAGSGKSYFCLNDIKERLNNGCSTPLILLIPEQFSLQAEKNLLKTIGSAGIIRTEVLSFRRMAYRVFNEVGGVTRQHINSAGKCMLIYRVMDRLKDSLKVFPKAVRQQGFVNTLCSTISEMKRYNISPQLLENIRNNIQDDQLLKDKLEDISVIFSEFESILHQRYIDSDDDLTMLANKLDLSRQFDGAEIWIDEFSGFTPQEYKVIEKLLKKAQRINVCLCTDCLMDDFAIDSTEVFSATKNTARKLIKLARENNVKVETPIALKQEPFCRFRDSREISHLEKNIFSYPYRTYLEKTKDVTIFSAVNIYTEVENTARDIIRLCRDRGIRYRDIAVVTRNLAGYQKLIQVIFNEYGIPYFIDRKRDISNHPLVLLVLSVLEIFSKNWSYESVFRYLKTGLTDIEKEDIDIIENYVLAAGIKGSTWTKNEVWDFRLNPGFEQGEISEYEQSILNRVNEIRQRIISPLMNFRAKTKGRKKTREICTALYEFLCEIRVPERIEDRIEEFKNSGLMDLANEYGQIWNILMSVLDQVVEVMGDEYVNIERFREVLAIGFGEYKIGLIPPALDQVLVGSVERSRSHEISALYILGVNDGIFPAAVQAEGILSDKDRESLRARGIELAQDTRTRAFEEQYLIYMALATAGRYLRLSYPIADHEGKTMRPSVIISRVRKIFPNISEYSNIVNHDTDRENLELVATPTPTFSRLISVIRRQAEGFEVKPLWWDVYRWYIQNEQWREKCKTALSGLFYSNQISYISADKMKRLYGNPVYSSVSRLERFASCPFAYYVQYGLKAKERKIFRLDAPDLGTFMHSVLDRFSKLVDEQHMSWRELEKEWCAQAISSIVDEMLQKMSGSVLNSSQRYRYLTHRLKRVLARAVWLIAEHIKRSSFEPLGYEMSFEEKGQFPPITIQLPSGETVKLVGRIDRVDALQTEAGTYLRIIDYKSGAKAFKLSDVYYGLQIQLITYLDALWENGGEDIQHPILPGGILYFRINDPIIKSGVNTAEEEIEKEIMKQLKMKGLLLADVKLIREMDKQLEGDSLIIPARINKGDVLGKSSSAATIEQFELLRKHVKKLLTQLGEEMLKGNVSITPYKKKKFTSCTYCSYASVCQFDPGMSDNNFRILRDMKDDEVWKLMKEHGD; encoded by the coding sequence ATGAGTCTGCGTATAATTTACGGAAGGGCCGGCAGTGGTAAAAGTTACTTCTGCCTTAATGATATAAAAGAAAGACTAAATAATGGGTGTAGCACTCCATTAATTTTATTGATTCCGGAGCAGTTTTCCCTCCAGGCAGAGAAAAATCTGCTTAAAACTATTGGTTCGGCAGGAATTATCCGGACGGAAGTTCTAAGCTTCCGCCGCATGGCCTACAGGGTGTTCAATGAAGTGGGAGGGGTCACCCGGCAGCATATTAATTCAGCAGGTAAATGCATGCTCATTTATCGCGTCATGGACCGGCTTAAGGATAGCCTTAAAGTGTTTCCGAAGGCGGTCCGGCAGCAGGGATTTGTAAATACTCTTTGCAGTACTATATCAGAGATGAAGCGGTATAATATTTCTCCACAACTGCTGGAAAATATCAGAAATAATATACAGGATGATCAACTTTTAAAGGACAAGCTTGAGGATATCAGCGTAATTTTCAGTGAATTTGAAAGTATTCTTCATCAAAGATATATAGATTCTGACGATGATTTAACCATGCTTGCTAATAAACTGGACCTGTCCCGCCAGTTTGACGGGGCGGAGATCTGGATAGACGAATTTTCCGGGTTTACTCCCCAGGAATATAAAGTAATTGAAAAGCTGCTAAAGAAGGCGCAAAGGATTAACGTTTGTTTATGTACCGATTGCCTGATGGATGATTTTGCAATTGACAGTACGGAAGTATTTTCTGCCACTAAAAATACAGCAAGAAAACTTATAAAGCTGGCGAGAGAAAATAATGTTAAAGTAGAGACGCCCATAGCATTAAAGCAGGAACCATTTTGCAGATTTAGGGATAGTCGGGAAATCAGCCATCTGGAAAAAAATATCTTTTCCTATCCTTATCGTACATATTTGGAAAAAACAAAGGATGTCACTATTTTTTCAGCAGTTAATATTTATACAGAGGTGGAGAACACAGCCAGGGATATTATCCGTCTCTGCCGGGATAGGGGCATAAGGTACAGGGACATCGCAGTAGTCACCAGAAATCTGGCAGGATATCAGAAACTGATTCAAGTCATATTTAACGAATATGGAATACCCTATTTTATTGACCGGAAGAGGGATATCAGCAACCATCCGCTGGTGCTGCTGGTGCTTTCGGTTTTAGAGATCTTCAGTAAAAATTGGTCCTATGAATCGGTTTTTAGGTATTTGAAGACAGGACTGACAGATATAGAAAAAGAGGATATAGATATTATCGAGAACTATGTGCTGGCTGCAGGAATAAAAGGAAGTACATGGACCAAAAATGAAGTCTGGGATTTTCGACTCAATCCTGGCTTTGAACAGGGGGAAATATCCGAGTATGAGCAGTCTATTTTAAATAGAGTCAATGAAATACGGCAGCGGATTATCTCACCTCTTATGAATTTTCGGGCAAAGACAAAGGGAAGAAAGAAAACAAGGGAGATATGTACTGCACTGTATGAGTTTTTATGCGAGATTAGAGTTCCCGAAAGGATAGAAGACCGAATAGAAGAATTTAAAAATTCGGGACTTATGGACCTTGCCAATGAATATGGCCAAATATGGAATATTCTAATGAGCGTGCTGGACCAGGTTGTAGAAGTAATGGGGGATGAGTATGTCAATATAGAGCGGTTTAGAGAAGTGCTTGCCATTGGATTTGGGGAATATAAAATCGGTCTGATTCCTCCCGCTCTGGACCAAGTGCTTGTGGGAAGCGTAGAGCGCTCAAGAAGCCATGAAATTAGTGCATTATACATATTGGGAGTAAATGATGGCATATTTCCTGCTGCTGTACAGGCTGAAGGAATACTATCCGATAAAGACAGGGAAAGTTTGCGTGCCCGGGGAATAGAACTTGCTCAGGATACACGGACCCGGGCCTTTGAAGAACAATATCTTATCTATATGGCACTGGCTACCGCCGGTAGATATCTGAGATTAAGTTACCCCATTGCCGACCATGAAGGAAAAACCATGAGGCCTTCCGTCATTATTTCAAGGGTGAGGAAGATTTTTCCCAATATAAGTGAATACAGCAATATTGTCAATCACGATACGGACCGGGAAAACCTTGAACTGGTAGCCACCCCCACTCCTACTTTTAGCCGGCTGATATCTGTTATACGGAGACAGGCTGAAGGGTTCGAAGTGAAGCCCTTATGGTGGGACGTATACCGGTGGTATATCCAGAATGAGCAATGGAGGGAAAAGTGTAAGACAGCACTGTCCGGATTGTTTTATTCCAACCAGATAAGCTATATTTCAGCGGATAAAATGAAGAGGCTTTATGGGAATCCTGTTTATTCCAGTGTATCCAGATTGGAAAGATTTGCTTCCTGTCCTTTTGCCTACTATGTGCAATATGGGTTGAAAGCAAAAGAAAGAAAGATATTCAGGCTGGATGCTCCGGACCTGGGAACTTTTATGCATAGTGTGCTGGACCGGTTTTCAAAATTAGTTGACGAACAGCATATGAGTTGGAGGGAACTGGAGAAAGAATGGTGTGCCCAGGCCATATCAAGCATTGTGGATGAAATGTTGCAAAAAATGTCAGGTTCTGTTCTTAACAGTTCCCAGCGCTACAGGTATCTTACCCATAGGTTAAAACGGGTACTTGCAAGGGCAGTGTGGTTAATTGCCGAACATATTAAGCGGAGCAGTTTTGAACCACTGGGCTATGAGATGTCCTTTGAAGAAAAGGGGCAATTTCCCCCAATTACCATACAACTGCCATCCGGCGAGACTGTTAAACTCGTAGGAAGAATAGACCGGGTTGATGCGCTGCAAACCGAGGCTGGTACATATTTGAGAATTATTGATTATAAATCCGGGGCAAAAGCCTTCAAATTATCGGATGTATATTATGGACTGCAAATACAGCTCATTACCTACCTGGATGCCTTATGGGAGAACGGTGGGGAAGACATACAGCATCCCATTTTGCCAGGTGGAATTCTATATTTTAGAATCAATGACCCTATCATAAAAAGTGGGGTGAATACGGCTGAGGAAGAGATAGAAAAGGAAATCATGAAGCAGTTGAAGATGAAGGGGCTGCTTCTTGCCGATGTAAAATTGATTAGAGAAATGGACAAGCAGCTGGAAGGCGATTCCCTGATCATCCCGGCGAGAATTAACAAGGGAGACGTGCTGGGCAAATCTTCCTCGGCAGCTACTATAGAACAGTTTGAGCTTCTAAGAAAACATGTTAAAAAGCTTCTCACACAGCTGGGGGAAGAGATGTTAAAAGGAAATGTGTCCATCACCCCCTATAAGAAAAAGAAATTTACTTCATGTACCTACTGCAGCTATGCGTCGGTCTGCCAGTTTGACCCTGGCATGAGCGATAATAATTTCAGAATTCTTAGGGATATGAAAGATGATGAAGTGTGGAAATTGATGAAGGAACACGGTGATTAA
- a CDS encoding substrate-binding domain-containing protein produces the protein MAAGDNLILGIGVGGGRMNRITLVSLLIISVILVSIIAGQNNIITKSTSNDRRTVYMIVKSSDPNNEFWQIVRMGAETAAKEFNGDLVFTGPQSETNIQGQIDILADAIQKKPAAIVLAAADYKAVTPMAEKAVKEKIPLITIDSEIDSKAAKSFIATDNITAAEAIGEKLAQLINRKGKVAIVSHIQGTTTAMEREKGFMNTVSKYKDIEIIGKFYSKSSPEEAYRITKQILREIPDIAGIFGSNQQSAEGVARAVNDSGMGRKIKIVAFDSSEEQIQYIEKGIIQAVAVQKPFNMGYLGVKTALMAARGEKVEKNIDTGFEIITKENMYSPENQKLLFPFVER, from the coding sequence ATGGCTGCCGGTGATAATTTAATACTGGGGATTGGTGTTGGAGGTGGTAGAATGAATAGGATAACTTTAGTTTCGTTACTAATAATATCTGTGATACTGGTATCCATTATTGCAGGTCAAAATAATATTATTACAAAAAGCACTTCTAATGATAGAAGAACGGTTTATATGATTGTAAAATCAAGTGATCCGAATAACGAGTTCTGGCAAATCGTAAGAATGGGAGCGGAAACAGCGGCCAAAGAATTTAATGGCGATTTGGTTTTTACAGGTCCCCAAAGTGAGACAAATATACAGGGGCAGATAGATATTTTGGCTGACGCAATTCAAAAGAAGCCGGCAGCGATTGTATTGGCAGCTGCTGATTATAAAGCAGTGACTCCTATGGCAGAAAAAGCAGTCAAAGAAAAAATACCGCTCATTACTATTGATTCAGAGATTGATTCGAAAGCGGCAAAAAGTTTTATTGCCACTGATAATATTACAGCAGCAGAGGCCATAGGAGAAAAGCTGGCACAACTTATAAACAGAAAAGGCAAAGTTGCAATCGTAAGCCATATTCAGGGCACTACCACTGCTATGGAAAGGGAAAAAGGCTTTATGAACACAGTGTCAAAATATAAGGATATAGAAATAATAGGTAAGTTCTACAGCAAAAGCAGTCCCGAGGAAGCATACAGAATTACCAAGCAGATTTTAAGGGAAATTCCTGATATAGCCGGAATCTTCGGTTCAAACCAACAATCGGCAGAAGGGGTTGCTCGGGCCGTAAATGATTCCGGGATGGGGAGGAAGATAAAAATAGTTGCTTTTGACAGTTCGGAAGAACAAATCCAATATATCGAAAAGGGTATCATTCAGGCAGTTGCTGTGCAAAAGCCTTTCAATATGGGTTATCTTGGTGTAAAAACCGCCCTTATGGCTGCCCGTGGGGAGAAAGTTGAGAAAAATATTGATACAGGTTTTGAAATCATTACGAAAGAAAACATGTACAGTCCTGAAAACCAGAAATTATTATTTCCGTTTGTAGAACGGTGA
- a CDS encoding ABC transporter permease: MESKVVQNKSAQKKSLVNSDAAQKLFAFASLILLFIVFSIASPNFAKFDNIVGILLATAVNGVLAVGITFVIITSGIDLSIGTVMTFSAVMTGVFITFWKLPIPVGVLGGILVGALCGCINGTAVAKMKIPPFIATLGMMMVTKGLSLVVSGTKPIYFTDTPMFTKISMGTVGGIPNAVLIFFAAAIIASVMLSKTVLGRYTFALGSNEEAARLSGINVDRWKIAIYALGGTFAGLAGVMMASRLNSAQPALGAGYEMDAIAAAVIGGTSLSGGEGSILGTVIGAFVITVLTNGLRILSVPQEWQTVVTGVIVIGAVYMDIIRRRKS, from the coding sequence ATGGAAAGTAAAGTTGTTCAAAACAAAAGTGCTCAAAAGAAATCCCTGGTCAATTCAGACGCCGCACAAAAATTGTTTGCATTCGCCAGCTTGATTTTATTGTTTATTGTATTTTCAATCGCATCACCCAACTTTGCAAAGTTTGACAATATTGTGGGTATTTTATTGGCGACTGCAGTTAACGGCGTACTGGCTGTGGGGATTACGTTTGTTATCATAACCTCAGGTATTGATTTGTCCATCGGTACGGTTATGACTTTTTCAGCGGTGATGACTGGTGTGTTTATAACATTTTGGAAACTTCCAATTCCTGTTGGGGTATTGGGAGGTATATTGGTCGGTGCGTTATGCGGTTGTATTAACGGTACGGCTGTAGCTAAAATGAAAATCCCGCCGTTTATTGCAACACTGGGCATGATGATGGTGACCAAAGGTCTTTCACTGGTTGTCTCGGGTACAAAACCAATTTATTTTACTGATACACCTATGTTCACAAAGATTTCCATGGGTACCGTGGGTGGTATTCCGAATGCCGTGTTGATTTTCTTCGCGGCAGCGATTATTGCAAGTGTGATGTTGTCTAAGACAGTATTAGGGAGATATACTTTTGCTCTTGGAAGTAATGAAGAAGCTGCCCGTCTTTCGGGTATTAATGTTGACAGGTGGAAAATTGCTATCTACGCGCTGGGTGGAACTTTCGCCGGGTTAGCCGGCGTTATGATGGCATCTCGTTTGAATTCTGCCCAACCTGCGCTGGGCGCCGGTTACGAGATGGATGCAATTGCAGCAGCGGTTATTGGCGGAACATCCCTAAGCGGTGGTGAAGGAAGCATCCTGGGCACAGTAATAGGTGCTTTTGTTATCACTGTCCTCACCAATGGTCTGCGTATACTCTCTGTTCCGCAAGAGTGGCAGACAGTGGTTACTGGAGTTATCGTCATAGGTGCTGTATACATGGATATTATACGTCGCCGTAAGTCGTAA